The window TACTATCTTTATTCAAGCGCCTTCCTCCTTTCTTTGGTGTTAAGGGTCTTCCGGACCCTTGCCAAAGTCAAGAAGTCACTGCGTAATTGCAGCCACTTACTTCCAAGTCTCGGCAGGCAGACTATCTTTTAAACCGAAATAACCGGCACCTGCTGTCTTTGACTTTGGCTTGTATCAAAAAATTATAGTTGGGCAGCAGCGTCTGCGGCGTCAATGCGCAGACCAGGACCCATTGTTGTCGAAAGACTGATCTTTTTGACGTAAGTCCCTTTGGCAGCAGAAGGCTTCGCCTTCATTAAAGCATCGAGCAGGGCAAGAATATTTTCCTGGAGCTTTACCGCATCGAAAGATACTTTGCCAACCGGGGCATGGATGATACCGGCCTTCTCTACCCGGAATTCAACTTTACCCGACTTAGACTCGTTAACGGCACGCGCCAGATCGAAGGTTACTGTACCAACCTTCGGGTTCGGCATCAGACCGCGCGGTCCGAGAAGCTTACCGATCTTGCCGACAACACCCATCATGTCAGGGGTCGCGATAGCAGTATCGAAATCGAACCACCCTTCCTGAATCTTGGCGACGAGATCTTCTGCGCCTACGTAATCGGCGCCGGCATCTCTGGCTTCTTTTTCCTTCTCGCCTTTTGCAAAGACAAGAACGCGGACGGTCTTGCCAAGGCCATTTGGCAGAACCACGGCACCCCTGACCATCTGGTCAGCGTGTCGCGGATCAACACCAAGGCGAACAGCCAAATCAACTGTTTCATCAAACTTGGCGTATGAAGTATTTTTTAACAGCTCAACGCCTTCTTTAAGAAGATAGCTTTTTGAGCGATCAACAGCGGCTAAAGCTGTCTTATGTTTTTTGGCTTTGGTAGGCATTGCAGTTCACCCTCTCATTCTTTAGACAATGTCAACGCCCATGCTACGGGCGGTGCCTTCTATGGTACGCATTGCAGCTTCAAGACTTGCTGCATTCAAATCAGGCATTTTTTTCTTAGCGATCTCTTCAACTTGGGCCTTGGTCAGCTTCCCTACTTTATTTTTGTTGGGAACGGCGGAACCACTGGCAAGCCCCAGGGCCTTCTTGATGAGAACAGGAGCAGGAGGAGTCTTGGTAATGAAGCTGAAAGACCTGTCGGCATAAACAGTTATAACGACTGGAGTTATGGTACCCTCGTCGCCCTGTGTCTTTGCGTTGAAAGCCTTGCAGAACTCCATTATGTTGACGCCATGCTGACCCAGCGCCG is drawn from Geoanaerobacter pelophilus and contains these coding sequences:
- the rplK gene encoding 50S ribosomal protein L11, giving the protein MAKKITGYIKLQIPAGKANPSPPIGPALGQHGVNIMEFCKAFNAKTQGDEGTITPVVITVYADRSFSFITKTPPAPVLIKKALGLASGSAVPNKNKVGKLTKAQVEEIAKKKMPDLNAASLEAAMRTIEGTARSMGVDIV
- the rplA gene encoding 50S ribosomal protein L1 — protein: MPTKAKKHKTALAAVDRSKSYLLKEGVELLKNTSYAKFDETVDLAVRLGVDPRHADQMVRGAVVLPNGLGKTVRVLVFAKGEKEKEARDAGADYVGAEDLVAKIQEGWFDFDTAIATPDMMGVVGKIGKLLGPRGLMPNPKVGTVTFDLARAVNESKSGKVEFRVEKAGIIHAPVGKVSFDAVKLQENILALLDALMKAKPSAAKGTYVKKISLSTTMGPGLRIDAADAAAQL